Proteins encoded together in one Planctomycetaceae bacterium window:
- a CDS encoding VOC family protein produces the protein MPSIEHLALNVPDSAAMADWYVRHLEMRILRSGGPPHHGRFLADEAGRCVLELYSRPDDGIPDYAALHPMTLHVAFNCLDVAAAFKALTAAGAVVVDAPTTDADGNTFAMLRDPWGVAVQLVRRAKSLLPELPVWKHTTSFRYDKFHTKEWYATWFERLAADYGLALVDDSAQTRNIFTPEDLETALPELGSPQSIEELHRLGLAPLEQKKIDQLCRPITFRTRVYHSKGGVVTLEVRAAQGNEFPAIGIELWWEEELRLFGGFIDLKVRGDRKVFDQIKTFLSIRA, from the coding sequence ATGCCTTCCATTGAACATCTGGCGCTCAACGTTCCGGACTCTGCCGCCATGGCCGATTGGTACGTGCGGCATCTGGAGATGCGAATCCTGCGATCCGGCGGGCCGCCGCATCATGGACGCTTCCTGGCTGATGAAGCGGGGCGGTGCGTGCTGGAACTCTACAGCCGCCCCGACGACGGTATCCCCGACTACGCCGCCCTGCACCCGATGACCCTGCACGTGGCCTTCAACTGCCTTGACGTGGCGGCCGCCTTCAAGGCGCTGACCGCCGCCGGTGCGGTCGTCGTGGACGCACCCACCACCGACGCCGACGGCAACACCTTCGCCATGCTCCGCGACCCGTGGGGCGTGGCCGTCCAACTTGTCCGCCGCGCGAAGAGCCTGCTGCCCGAACTGCCGGTCTGGAAGCACACCACCTCGTTTCGGTACGACAAGTTCCACACGAAGGAGTGGTACGCCACGTGGTTCGAAAGACTGGCAGCGGATTACGGGCTTGCGCTCGTTGACGATAGTGCCCAGACGCGGAACATCTTCACGCCCGAAGACCTGGAAACGGCTTTGCCGGAACTCGGCTCGCCGCAGAGCATCGAGGAGTTGCATCGGCTGGGCCTGGCGCCGCTGGAGCAGAAGAAGATCGATCAACTCTGCAGGCCCATCACGTTTCGTACGCGGGTCTATCACAGCAAGGGCGGCGTGGTAACGCTCGAAGTGCGAGCGGCTCAGGGAAACGAGTTTCCCGCCATCGGGATCGAGCTATGGTGGGAAGAAGAGCTGCGCCTGTTCGGCGGGTTCATCGACCTGAAGGTCCGAGGCGATAGGAAGGTCTTCGATCAAATCAAAACCTTCCTGTCGATACGAGCTTAG